A genomic region of Mycolicibacterium poriferae contains the following coding sequences:
- a CDS encoding TIGR03084 family metal-binding protein has translation MDKEAYKQLLVDLGDEAGRLAGCLRSLDFEQWGLPTPAAGWAIQDQVTHLAFFDDATAQALREPAEFRSFADELMAGGMDFPDRIAENHRILAPATMLDWFVDSRAELLDVLEQRDPKDRMPWFGPDMSAASAATARLMETWAHGQDVYDALGLEHPPCAGLYSIAHLGVATFAFTHRLNGLEVPRETVRVTLDAPDGSLWNWGPFDSTEKVSGPALDFVLTVTQRRHWTDTGLVAEGPVATRWLDIAQAFAGAPSRRRPEVTS, from the coding sequence GTGGACAAGGAAGCCTACAAGCAGTTGCTCGTCGACCTCGGCGATGAGGCCGGCCGCCTCGCCGGCTGTCTGCGTTCACTCGATTTCGAGCAGTGGGGGCTGCCCACACCGGCCGCCGGCTGGGCCATCCAGGATCAGGTCACCCACCTGGCGTTCTTCGACGACGCGACCGCCCAGGCGCTGCGAGAACCCGCGGAGTTTCGGTCCTTTGCCGATGAGCTGATGGCCGGCGGCATGGACTTCCCCGACCGCATCGCCGAGAACCACCGAATCCTCGCCCCGGCCACGATGCTCGACTGGTTCGTCGACTCGCGCGCCGAGTTGCTCGATGTTCTCGAACAGCGCGACCCCAAAGATCGAATGCCGTGGTTCGGACCCGATATGAGCGCAGCGTCAGCCGCGACCGCTCGGCTGATGGAGACCTGGGCGCACGGCCAGGACGTCTACGACGCCCTCGGCCTGGAACACCCTCCGTGCGCCGGGCTCTACAGCATCGCCCACCTCGGCGTGGCGACATTCGCGTTCACCCACCGGCTCAACGGCCTCGAGGTTCCCCGTGAGACGGTGCGCGTCACATTGGACGCACCCGACGGCAGTCTGTGGAACTGGGGGCCCTTCGACAGCACCGAGAAGGTGAGCGGCCCGGCACTGGACTTCGTGCTCACAGTCACCCAACGCCGGCACTGGACCGACACCGGCCTCGTCGCCGAGGGCCCGGTCGCCACCCGGTGGCTCGACATCGCCCAGGCCTTCGCCGGGGCACCGAGCCGACGCCGCCCGGAGGTGACGTCATGA
- a CDS encoding enoyl-CoA hydratase/isomerase family protein codes for MIITKTENRVRTITFDRAQAMNAFNEALYAATSEALHDAAAEPDIAVVVLTGSGRAFCAGTDLQEMPERDTSVPYTEGARGFTRLMDTVIDFPKPMVCAVNGIGVGLGTTLLGFADLVFMSETARLKCPFTSLGIAPEAASTYLLPELVGRQNAAWILMSSQWITAEEARAMGLAWKVCAPEDVLPTAIRYAEQLAAQPIESLVAVKKAMRAPHVDDIRAALARENALIDELIGGPANVKALADFVAAKATPQEQ; via the coding sequence ATGATCATCACCAAGACCGAAAACCGGGTTCGCACCATCACGTTCGACCGCGCGCAGGCGATGAACGCGTTCAACGAGGCGCTCTACGCTGCCACCAGCGAGGCACTGCATGACGCCGCCGCTGAGCCCGACATAGCCGTGGTGGTACTCACCGGTTCCGGACGCGCCTTCTGCGCGGGCACCGATCTGCAGGAGATGCCGGAGCGCGACACCTCGGTGCCCTACACCGAGGGGGCACGCGGGTTCACCCGGCTGATGGACACCGTCATCGACTTCCCCAAGCCGATGGTCTGCGCCGTCAACGGTATCGGGGTCGGCCTTGGTACGACACTGCTCGGCTTCGCCGACCTCGTATTCATGTCGGAGACCGCGCGGCTGAAGTGTCCGTTCACCAGTCTCGGCATCGCTCCCGAGGCAGCGTCGACATATCTGCTTCCCGAACTCGTGGGTCGCCAGAACGCCGCATGGATTCTGATGTCCTCGCAATGGATCACTGCCGAGGAAGCGCGAGCCATGGGTCTGGCGTGGAAGGTCTGCGCGCCCGAGGATGTGCTCCCGACGGCCATCAGGTACGCCGAGCAACTTGCCGCACAGCCGATCGAGAGCCTAGTCGCCGTCAAGAAGGCAATGCGGGCACCTCATGTCGACGATATCCGGGCTGCGCTCGCCCGGGAGAACGCCTTGATCGACGAACTCATCGGCGGACCGGCCAACGTCAAGGCCCTTGCCGACTTCGTCGCAGCCAAGGCGACACCGCAGGAACAATGA
- a CDS encoding enoyl-CoA hydratase/isomerase family protein has product MSVSYEVHNGVAWLTIDRPEARNSLNKAVRDGLFDGVRTFNADDGAKVLVLTGNGDKAFCAGGDLKEMSSEGLQVPPVDFVPQFGRNITVDKPTIAAVNGAALAGGFLLAQTCDLCVASTTAVFGITEVRVGRGSPWAAPLPLMIPRRVAIELALTGAPLSAQRAYEIGFVNQLAEPADLRQAAQSLAEQIAANAPLSVAAGKATATLTAEYPLSEAFERAESLWHDVYLSADAQEGMRAFEEKRHPVWKGR; this is encoded by the coding sequence GTGAGCGTCAGCTACGAAGTCCACAACGGAGTCGCCTGGCTGACGATCGACCGGCCCGAGGCGCGCAACAGCCTCAACAAGGCGGTCAGGGACGGACTGTTCGACGGTGTGCGCACCTTCAACGCCGACGACGGCGCGAAGGTGCTCGTCCTGACCGGCAACGGCGACAAGGCGTTCTGCGCCGGCGGCGACCTCAAAGAGATGTCGTCAGAAGGTTTGCAGGTCCCTCCCGTGGACTTCGTACCCCAGTTCGGACGCAACATCACCGTCGACAAACCCACCATCGCGGCCGTCAACGGCGCGGCTCTGGCCGGCGGGTTCCTGCTCGCGCAGACCTGCGACCTGTGCGTGGCGAGTACCACGGCGGTCTTCGGGATCACCGAGGTCCGGGTCGGGCGGGGCTCGCCGTGGGCGGCACCGCTACCGCTGATGATTCCGCGCCGGGTCGCGATCGAACTCGCACTGACCGGAGCACCGCTGAGCGCGCAACGGGCCTATGAGATCGGCTTCGTCAACCAGCTCGCCGAGCCGGCCGACCTGCGACAGGCCGCACAGTCGCTGGCCGAACAGATCGCGGCCAACGCACCCCTGTCCGTCGCTGCCGGGAAGGCCACCGCGACACTTACCGCGGAATACCCGCTCAGCGAGGCCTTCGAGCGCGCCGAATCACTCTGGCACGACGTCTATCTGAGTGCCGACGCTCAGGAAGGCATGCGGGCATTCGAAGAAAAGCGCCACCCCGTATGGAAGGGCAGGTAA
- a CDS encoding acetyl/propionyl/methylcrotonyl-CoA carboxylase subunit alpha yields MYTERINKLLIANRGEIAARVIRTARSMDIATVALYSDADRDAPYVTQADEAVHLPGTTPADTYLRADLVLAAARRTGADAIHPGYGFLSENAGFAEACGEAGVIFVGPSPAAITAMGSKIAAKELMRSAGVPVLPGVTVESEQDADPGRLTEAAGDIGFPILVKAAFGGGGRGMRIVRGEDELVDAVASARREAASAFGDGTVFLEKFVESPRHIEVQIFGDRHGTVVHLGERECSIQRRYQKIIEEAPSTAVDEALRDELGRAAVAAGEALSYEGAGTVEFVMSPDSSFYFLEVNTRLQVEHPVTELVTGIDLVRAQLLVAAGRPMPTEMLHVTPSGHAVEVRLYAEDVAAGFIPASGTLDTLKFPDIDGVRIDAGFGSGSKVSTFYDPMLAKVIGYGPTRDDACAKVARALTETRVHGVTTNRDLLVGILREPQFRCGAIDTGYLERHDPVALMNTPPIDTVRVHALAAALAAQAGRRTNTPVLPGLPSGWRTLSSQDQVLSFTTGEYSVDVGYRFVRGAIRATVDGWTPQVRIISSSESLLDAEIDGVRRRYRVSVSGCTHYVDSVLGASALTEVDRFPDPSASQEPGSLLAPMPGSVVRVEVDEGADVAAGTTIVVLEAMKMEHAVRAPADGVVASVAVAVGTQVDSGQVLAVLAEAAP; encoded by the coding sequence ATGTACACCGAGCGCATCAACAAACTCCTCATCGCCAACCGGGGTGAGATCGCCGCACGCGTCATCCGCACCGCCCGCAGCATGGACATCGCCACCGTGGCGCTGTACTCCGACGCCGACCGCGACGCCCCCTACGTCACCCAGGCCGACGAAGCCGTCCACCTGCCCGGCACCACACCGGCCGACACCTACCTGCGCGCGGATCTGGTGCTGGCCGCCGCGAGGCGCACCGGCGCCGACGCGATCCACCCGGGCTATGGATTCCTCTCCGAGAACGCCGGATTCGCCGAGGCCTGCGGCGAGGCGGGAGTCATCTTCGTCGGCCCCAGCCCCGCTGCCATCACCGCGATGGGCTCGAAGATCGCGGCCAAGGAACTGATGCGCTCGGCGGGCGTACCGGTGCTGCCGGGGGTGACTGTCGAATCCGAGCAGGACGCCGATCCCGGCCGGCTGACCGAGGCCGCCGGCGACATCGGATTTCCCATCCTGGTCAAGGCGGCCTTTGGTGGCGGCGGCCGCGGCATGCGGATCGTGCGCGGCGAGGACGAACTCGTCGACGCGGTGGCCAGCGCTCGCCGGGAGGCCGCGTCCGCATTCGGCGACGGAACGGTGTTCCTGGAGAAGTTCGTCGAATCCCCGCGCCACATCGAGGTGCAGATCTTCGGTGACCGCCACGGCACTGTGGTCCACCTCGGGGAACGGGAATGCTCGATCCAGCGCCGCTACCAGAAGATCATCGAGGAAGCCCCGTCCACCGCGGTAGACGAGGCGCTGCGCGACGAACTCGGCCGCGCAGCGGTCGCAGCCGGTGAGGCCCTGTCCTACGAGGGCGCCGGCACCGTCGAGTTCGTGATGTCCCCCGACAGCTCGTTCTACTTCCTCGAGGTCAACACCAGACTGCAGGTCGAGCACCCGGTCACCGAACTGGTCACCGGGATCGACCTGGTGCGGGCCCAGTTGCTGGTCGCGGCGGGCCGGCCGATGCCCACCGAGATGCTGCACGTCACGCCGAGCGGGCACGCCGTGGAGGTCCGGCTCTACGCCGAGGACGTCGCCGCCGGCTTCATCCCGGCCTCGGGAACCCTTGACACCCTAAAGTTCCCGGACATCGACGGGGTGCGCATCGACGCCGGATTCGGCTCGGGATCCAAGGTCAGCACGTTCTACGATCCGATGCTGGCCAAGGTGATCGGCTACGGCCCGACCCGCGACGATGCCTGCGCCAAGGTGGCCCGCGCCTTGACCGAGACCCGCGTGCACGGCGTCACGACCAACCGAGACCTGCTCGTCGGCATCCTGCGCGAACCGCAGTTCCGCTGCGGCGCCATCGACACCGGCTATCTCGAGCGCCACGACCCGGTGGCGCTGATGAACACCCCGCCGATCGACACCGTGCGCGTGCACGCCCTGGCCGCAGCTCTGGCGGCCCAGGCCGGCCGTCGCACGAACACACCGGTGCTGCCCGGCCTTCCGTCGGGCTGGCGCACGCTGTCCAGCCAGGACCAGGTGCTGTCCTTCACCACCGGCGAATACAGCGTCGACGTCGGCTACCGGTTCGTCCGCGGCGCGATACGGGCAACCGTCGACGGTTGGACCCCGCAGGTCCGGATCATCTCGTCCTCGGAGTCGCTGCTCGACGCCGAGATCGACGGGGTCCGCCGCCGCTACCGCGTCTCGGTGTCAGGCTGCACGCACTACGTCGACAGCGTCCTGGGCGCCTCCGCACTGACCGAGGTGGACCGGTTCCCGGACCCCAGCGCAAGCCAGGAGCCCGGGTCGCTGCTGGCCCCGATGCCCGGATCGGTGGTGCGGGTCGAGGTCGACGAGGGAGCCGACGTGGCAGCGGGGACCACGATCGTCGTCCTGGAGGCCATGAAGATGGAGCACGCGGTGCGCGCACCCGCCGACGGTGTCGTCGCGTCGGTCGCGGTCGCCGTGGGCACACAGGTGGATTCGGGCCAGGTGCTCGCCGTGCTGGCCGAGGCTGCGCCGTGA
- a CDS encoding acyl-CoA carboxylase subunit beta, with translation MTVLTSEVDTTSETFRTNLEVQSAAVAALDEQLALVAAGGGERYVTRHHQRGRLLARERIELLIDRDAPFMELSALAAWGTEFNVGAAIVTGVGVVSGVECMIIAHDPTVRGGTMNPYTLRKNLRALEIARINRLPVVYLVESGGADLPTQSELFVHAGKIFHDLTELSAMGIPSISLVFGNSTAGGAYVPGMCDYAVLVDKQAKVFLGGPPLVKMATGEDADDESLGGADMHTRVSGLGDYFAVDEVDAIRIGRDIVAHLNWHKLGPGPTQPADEPLYDGEELLGIASGDSRVPFDPREVIARIADGSRFFEYKPRWGTSLATGWASIHGFPVGILANTRGVLFSEESKKATEFILLANQTDTPLIFLQNVTGYMVGTEYEQGGIIKDGAKMINAVTNSTVPHITVNMGGSFGAGNYGMSGRAYDPRFMFSWVNAKLAVMGAAQLAGVLSIVGKASAAAAGREFDHEADAVRTAEIEAQIERESHSFFVSARIYDDGVIDPRDTRSVLGMALSAAHSNIVEGRRGFGVFRM, from the coding sequence ATGACCGTCCTGACGTCGGAGGTGGACACCACCTCCGAAACGTTCCGTACCAACCTGGAAGTCCAGTCCGCGGCGGTAGCCGCACTCGACGAGCAACTCGCGCTGGTCGCCGCCGGAGGGGGTGAACGCTACGTCACCCGCCACCATCAGCGGGGCCGGCTGCTGGCCCGAGAACGCATCGAGCTGCTGATCGACCGTGACGCACCGTTCATGGAGCTGTCCGCCCTGGCTGCCTGGGGCACCGAGTTCAACGTCGGGGCAGCGATCGTCACCGGCGTCGGCGTCGTCTCCGGCGTCGAGTGCATGATCATCGCCCACGATCCGACCGTGCGCGGCGGCACGATGAACCCCTACACCCTGCGCAAGAACCTTCGCGCACTGGAGATCGCGCGCATCAACCGGCTACCCGTCGTGTACCTGGTCGAGTCGGGCGGTGCCGACCTGCCGACCCAGTCGGAGTTGTTCGTCCACGCGGGCAAGATCTTCCACGACCTGACCGAGCTGTCCGCGATGGGCATCCCGAGCATCTCGCTGGTCTTCGGCAACTCGACCGCCGGCGGGGCCTACGTACCGGGTATGTGCGACTACGCGGTGCTGGTCGACAAGCAGGCCAAGGTGTTCCTGGGTGGGCCGCCGCTGGTCAAGATGGCCACCGGCGAGGACGCCGACGACGAATCGCTCGGCGGTGCCGACATGCACACCCGCGTCTCCGGGCTCGGCGACTACTTCGCCGTCGACGAAGTCGACGCGATCCGCATCGGCAGGGACATCGTCGCCCACCTGAACTGGCACAAACTCGGCCCGGGCCCCACCCAGCCCGCCGACGAGCCGCTCTATGACGGCGAGGAACTGCTCGGGATCGCCTCGGGCGACTCCCGGGTCCCGTTCGACCCGCGGGAGGTGATCGCACGGATCGCCGACGGATCCCGCTTCTTCGAGTACAAACCGCGTTGGGGCACCAGCCTGGCCACCGGTTGGGCCTCGATCCACGGGTTCCCCGTCGGCATCCTGGCCAACACCCGCGGGGTGCTGTTCAGCGAGGAGTCCAAGAAGGCCACCGAGTTCATCCTGCTGGCCAACCAGACCGACACCCCACTGATCTTCCTGCAGAACGTGACCGGCTACATGGTCGGCACCGAGTACGAGCAGGGCGGCATCATCAAGGACGGCGCGAAGATGATCAACGCCGTCACCAACAGCACGGTCCCCCACATCACCGTCAACATGGGCGGATCCTTCGGGGCGGGCAACTACGGAATGTCCGGACGGGCCTACGACCCGCGGTTCATGTTCAGCTGGGTCAACGCCAAGCTGGCGGTGATGGGTGCCGCCCAACTGGCCGGCGTCCTGTCGATCGTCGGGAAAGCTTCCGCCGCGGCCGCCGGCCGCGAGTTCGACCACGAAGCCGACGCCGTACGCACCGCCGAGATCGAAGCGCAGATCGAGCGCGAATCCCACTCGTTCTTCGTCTCCGCCCGCATCTACGACGACGGGGTCATCGACCCCCGCGACACCAGGTCAGTTCTCGGAATGGCTCTCTCAGCAGCACATTCCAACATTGTCGAGGGTCGCCGGGGCTTCGGCGTCTTCAGGATGTGA
- a CDS encoding acyl-CoA dehydrogenase family protein, producing MGSVTAKYGARYYAERATAGEPTTELWKDLANHGFIGINLPEEFGGGGAGMTELALVCEETAAAGCPLLLLLVSSAISGELLARYGTDEQRRDWLPPMASGDTKVVFAITEPDAGSNTHKIGTTAVRDGSDGSDYVLNGTKYYISGVDEAGALIVVARTDPDKLSLFLVPTDTPGLVAHRLPVGISVPEKQFTLHFDDVRLPARNLIGTEHEGFRQVFDGLNPERITGAAVCIGVGRHAIAQAAEYARTRSVWGPAIGSYQAISHPLAEATIAVDLASMMTAKAAWLYDHGHPAGEASNMAKYAAAEAAVAAADHAIQTHGGNGLSAEFGLLPQWGLARLLRIAPVSREMILNYVAQHTLDLPRSY from the coding sequence ATCGGTTCGGTCACCGCCAAGTACGGTGCCCGCTACTATGCCGAACGCGCGACGGCTGGCGAACCCACGACCGAGCTGTGGAAGGACCTCGCGAACCACGGATTCATCGGCATCAACCTGCCCGAGGAGTTCGGTGGCGGCGGTGCGGGCATGACCGAGCTGGCGTTGGTGTGCGAAGAGACCGCCGCAGCGGGCTGCCCGTTGCTGCTGTTGCTGGTGTCCTCGGCAATATCGGGAGAACTGCTGGCGCGATATGGAACCGACGAGCAGCGGCGTGACTGGCTGCCGCCGATGGCAAGCGGCGACACCAAGGTGGTGTTCGCCATCACCGAGCCCGATGCCGGCTCCAACACCCACAAGATCGGTACCACCGCCGTGCGGGACGGCAGCGACGGCAGCGACTACGTCCTCAACGGCACCAAGTACTACATCTCGGGCGTCGACGAGGCCGGGGCGCTGATCGTGGTGGCACGGACCGACCCGGACAAGCTCTCACTGTTCCTGGTTCCCACCGACACACCCGGGCTGGTCGCACACCGCCTGCCGGTCGGCATCAGCGTGCCGGAGAAGCAGTTCACGCTGCACTTCGATGATGTGCGGCTGCCGGCGCGCAATCTGATCGGCACCGAACACGAAGGATTCCGCCAGGTGTTCGACGGCCTGAATCCCGAGCGGATCACCGGGGCCGCCGTGTGCATCGGGGTTGGTCGACACGCCATCGCGCAGGCCGCCGAGTACGCCCGCACCCGATCGGTGTGGGGACCGGCTATCGGCTCCTACCAGGCGATCTCGCACCCGCTCGCCGAAGCCACCATCGCCGTCGACCTCGCGTCGATGATGACCGCAAAGGCCGCGTGGCTCTACGACCACGGCCATCCCGCCGGCGAGGCGTCGAACATGGCCAAATATGCCGCGGCCGAGGCGGCGGTTGCGGCCGCCGACCACGCCATCCAGACCCACGGCGGCAACGGGCTGTCGGCCGAGTTCGGCCTGCTCCCCCAGTGGGGCCTTGCGCGACTGCTGCGGATCGCTCCGGTCAGCCGGGAGATGATCCTGAACTACGTGGCGCAGCACACCCTGGACTTGCCCCGCTCCTACTGA
- a CDS encoding NHL repeat-containing protein, with translation MRRLGVAVAIAVLVAGCGGGPAEQAASSPDAGPSSTPTTTGLIPTGVPTEGTRPPTETLPPPAEPRSAPAPAQPPPGRQVTVGAAPEGIVVDAVTRTVAVAKRDPNELVLINADTGEITGRTPLPGHARHLQLARPGGPVLVPVESADALVRVSLPGGDARQEIITGTFPHDASQAPNGTVFVANELGGTVTALRGDGDLEVVKVFTDSVQPAGLAPVGDRMGLLDVRKNDLTIYDAENLIIVGSTPAGAGPTHLVADKHGRMIAADTRGDAVRVFSTDPRQLAEVAQPGGPYGITYDPTRDRLWVSSSGTNEVIGYDMAEPTPREVSRVATVQNPYTVGVDAQTGRLFIAGVTDGVVQIVDPDAP, from the coding sequence ATGAGGAGACTGGGCGTAGCCGTCGCGATCGCAGTGCTGGTAGCCGGATGCGGTGGCGGGCCCGCCGAGCAGGCCGCGTCGTCACCGGATGCCGGCCCCAGCAGTACGCCCACCACCACCGGACTCATACCCACGGGTGTGCCCACCGAAGGCACCCGCCCGCCCACCGAAACGCTGCCGCCGCCGGCCGAACCCCGGTCGGCGCCCGCGCCGGCGCAACCCCCGCCCGGTCGGCAGGTCACCGTCGGCGCAGCGCCGGAAGGCATCGTCGTCGACGCTGTCACGCGCACTGTCGCCGTCGCCAAACGTGACCCCAACGAGCTCGTGCTGATCAACGCCGACACCGGCGAGATCACCGGACGCACCCCGCTGCCCGGACACGCGCGTCACCTGCAGTTGGCGCGGCCGGGCGGGCCGGTGCTGGTGCCGGTCGAAAGCGCCGACGCCCTGGTCCGGGTCTCGCTTCCCGGCGGGGACGCCCGTCAGGAGATCATCACCGGAACCTTCCCCCACGACGCGTCGCAGGCACCGAACGGCACGGTGTTCGTGGCCAACGAACTCGGCGGTACCGTCACCGCGCTGCGGGGCGACGGCGATCTCGAGGTCGTCAAGGTGTTCACCGACAGCGTGCAGCCGGCCGGCCTCGCCCCGGTCGGCGACCGGATGGGTCTGCTGGACGTCCGCAAGAACGACCTGACCATCTACGACGCCGAGAATCTGATTATCGTCGGATCGACCCCGGCCGGCGCCGGACCGACCCACCTCGTCGCCGACAAGCACGGTCGGATGATCGCCGCCGACACCCGCGGGGACGCGGTGCGGGTGTTCAGCACCGACCCCCGGCAGCTTGCCGAGGTCGCCCAGCCCGGCGGCCCCTACGGCATCACCTACGACCCGACCCGTGACCGGCTCTGGGTGTCGTCCTCGGGGACCAACGAGGTGATCGGATACGACATGGCCGAGCCGACGCCGCGCGAGGTGTCCCGGGTTGCGACGGTGCAGAACCCCTACACCGTGGGCGTCGACGCGCAGACCGGCCGGCTGTTCATCGCCGGCGTCACCGACGGCGTGGTGCAGATCGTGGACCCGGACGCACCCTGA
- a CDS encoding acyclic terpene utilization AtuA family protein: MTRPVRIGNASGFYGDRLTAMRTLVDGGDIDVITGDYLAELTMLILWKARQKNPETGYARTFLTQFADVVGDCARRGIKVVVNAGGLDPAGLADKVRTIIADAGVELSVAHVDGDDLIPQLAALQADGTSFEHLDTGERLADLAVEPVTANAYLGGWGIAAALRGGADVVITGRVTDAALVVGAGAWWHDWKRTDFDALAGAVAAGHIIECGPQATGGNYSQLAEITDRRYPGSPIAELAADGSFVITKHPGTGGLVSVGTVTAQLLYEVAAPAYANPDVVAHFDTLTVTPAGPDRVLVAGTKGSAPPPTLKVAMNYIGGFRNTMTMVLTGLDIEDKARWAVDELFEILGGTERFDEVDIQLLRYDKPDPASLVDATAHLRVTVKDRDRATVDRAFSNAVVELAVAGYPGFHTTTPPTSASEFGVYWPTLVAAAAVEHTVVHADGTREVIPASDTTEPAAVTGITDIEPAQVDLGPTTRRPLGTVVAARSGDKGGNANVGVWTDTPERWDWLRSHLDVQRFRRLIPEAGELPVRRYEFDNLKALNFVIVGYLGQGVASCTKTDPQAKGLGEYLRSVYTEIPDKLVP, translated from the coding sequence ATGACCCGCCCCGTCCGCATCGGCAACGCCTCGGGTTTCTACGGGGACCGCCTGACCGCCATGCGCACCCTGGTCGATGGTGGCGACATCGACGTCATCACCGGCGACTACCTGGCCGAGCTGACCATGCTCATCCTGTGGAAGGCCCGCCAGAAGAACCCCGAAACCGGCTACGCACGCACTTTTCTCACCCAGTTCGCCGACGTCGTCGGCGACTGCGCGCGGCGCGGCATCAAGGTCGTCGTCAACGCCGGCGGGCTCGACCCGGCGGGTCTGGCCGACAAGGTCCGCACGATCATCGCCGATGCCGGCGTCGAGCTGTCCGTCGCGCACGTCGACGGTGACGACCTGATCCCCCAGCTGGCCGCCCTGCAGGCCGACGGCACCAGCTTCGAGCACCTCGACACCGGTGAACGGCTCGCCGATCTCGCTGTCGAGCCGGTCACTGCCAACGCCTACCTCGGCGGGTGGGGTATCGCCGCGGCCCTGCGCGGCGGCGCCGACGTGGTGATCACCGGCCGCGTCACCGACGCCGCCCTCGTTGTCGGCGCCGGCGCCTGGTGGCACGACTGGAAGCGCACCGACTTCGACGCGCTCGCCGGTGCGGTGGCGGCCGGCCACATCATCGAATGCGGCCCGCAGGCCACCGGCGGCAACTACTCGCAGCTCGCCGAGATCACCGACCGGCGCTACCCCGGCTCCCCCATCGCCGAGCTGGCCGCCGACGGCAGCTTCGTGATCACCAAGCATCCCGGTACCGGGGGCCTGGTCTCCGTCGGCACCGTCACCGCGCAGTTGCTCTACGAGGTCGCCGCACCGGCATACGCCAACCCGGATGTCGTCGCACACTTCGACACCCTCACCGTCACACCGGCCGGGCCGGACCGCGTCCTGGTCGCCGGCACCAAGGGTTCAGCACCACCACCGACGCTGAAGGTCGCGATGAACTACATCGGCGGGTTCCGCAACACCATGACCATGGTGCTTACCGGGCTCGACATCGAGGACAAGGCTCGGTGGGCTGTCGACGAACTGTTCGAGATCCTCGGCGGTACGGAGCGATTCGACGAGGTCGACATCCAGCTGCTGCGCTACGACAAACCCGACCCCGCCTCGCTGGTCGACGCCACCGCGCATCTGCGCGTCACGGTCAAGGACCGCGATCGCGCAACTGTCGACCGGGCGTTCTCCAACGCTGTCGTCGAACTCGCCGTCGCAGGCTACCCGGGCTTCCACACCACGACGCCGCCCACGTCGGCCAGCGAGTTCGGGGTGTACTGGCCGACCCTCGTCGCGGCCGCGGCCGTGGAGCACACCGTCGTGCACGCCGACGGCACCCGCGAGGTGATCCCGGCATCCGACACGACGGAACCGGCAGCGGTGACCGGCATCACGGACATCGAGCCGGCGCAGGTCGACCTCGGGCCGACGACCCGGCGCCCGCTCGGCACGGTGGTGGCCGCCCGGTCCGGCGACAAGGGCGGCAACGCCAACGTCGGGGTGTGGACCGACACCCCCGAGCGGTGGGACTGGCTGCGCTCGCACCTCGATGTCCAGCGGTTTCGCCGGCTGATCCCCGAGGCCGGTGAGCTACCCGTCCGGCGCTACGAGTTCGACAACCTCAAGGCGCTGAACTTCGTCATCGTCGGGTATCTCGGCCAGGGCGTCGCCTCCTGCACCAAGACCGACCCGCAGGCAAAGGGACTCGGCGAATATCTGCGGTCGGTCTACACCGAGATCCCCGACAAGCTGGTGCCGTGA